Proteins encoded together in one Alteribacter keqinensis window:
- a CDS encoding 2-hydroxycarboxylate transporter family protein codes for MAKALETQQRNRREQNSMEALERTVKKQSLHTLPEESKQKRKVSVFHIPLPIFAVVLLLTLAAVFTETLPAGMIGSLLIMMVIGETFGWIGDRTPIVKSYLGGGAIVAIFGSAYLVYSGILPDTMVTQVDEFMTTGGFLDFYIAALITGSILGMNSQMLVKIGLRYFAPIFGAIAGAVLFAAIIGQIVGFTLQDAVLVITLPIMGGGMGAGAVPMAQVYSEFLGQPASYYISILVPALALGNVFAIVMASMLHKLGQRVPTLTGNGKLMDGFEETKTTTTFDLKKLGVGVLAAMLFFTVGQLLGVILPIHPYAIMILLVAAVKIMNLLPSTIVEGASQWYQFVAKAFTLALLFGIGVAYTDLGAVLNALTLQYVLIVFGVVGGAMLGAGIIGRLVGFYPIESSITAGLCMANMGGTGDVAVLSAAKRMQLMPFAQIASRLGGAVILLLAGLLMSFF; via the coding sequence GTGGCTAAAGCATTGGAAACGCAACAGAGAAACAGAAGGGAGCAAAACAGCATGGAAGCACTTGAACGTACAGTTAAAAAGCAGTCTTTGCATACATTACCTGAGGAGTCAAAGCAAAAGAGAAAGGTTTCTGTTTTTCATATTCCATTGCCGATATTTGCGGTTGTACTATTATTGACGCTTGCGGCGGTCTTCACGGAGACGCTGCCGGCCGGGATGATCGGAAGCCTGCTTATCATGATGGTTATTGGGGAAACGTTCGGCTGGATTGGGGACCGCACCCCAATCGTAAAAAGCTATCTCGGCGGTGGTGCGATCGTGGCGATCTTTGGTTCGGCCTACCTTGTGTACAGCGGCATTTTGCCGGACACGATGGTGACACAGGTTGACGAGTTCATGACAACAGGCGGGTTCCTGGACTTCTACATTGCAGCACTCATCACAGGCAGTATTCTCGGCATGAATTCGCAAATGCTCGTTAAAATCGGCTTACGTTATTTTGCACCTATTTTCGGGGCGATTGCCGGGGCAGTTCTGTTCGCAGCGATTATCGGGCAGATAGTCGGATTTACGCTTCAGGATGCGGTTCTCGTCATTACATTGCCGATCATGGGCGGCGGTATGGGTGCCGGAGCTGTTCCAATGGCTCAGGTTTATTCCGAATTCCTGGGTCAGCCGGCGAGCTACTATATCTCGATTCTTGTTCCGGCTCTGGCTCTTGGTAACGTATTTGCCATTGTGATGGCAAGCATGCTCCATAAGCTCGGCCAACGTGTTCCAACTCTCACCGGTAACGGTAAACTCATGGATGGTTTTGAAGAAACAAAAACGACGACGACATTCGACCTGAAAAAGCTCGGTGTCGGTGTCCTGGCAGCTATGCTTTTTTTCACCGTCGGCCAGTTGCTTGGAGTTATTCTGCCGATTCATCCATACGCCATCATGATCCTGCTGGTAGCAGCAGTCAAAATCATGAACCTGCTTCCTTCCACAATTGTGGAGGGAGCAAGCCAGTGGTATCAATTTGTAGCTAAAGCTTTCACCCTTGCCCTGCTTTTCGGTATCGGGGTTGCGTATACAGATCTTGGGGCCGTCTTGAATGCCTTGACGCTGCAATACGTGCTGATTGTCTTCGGTGTTGTAGGCGGAGCGATGCTTGGAGCCGGTATTATCGGACGACTCGTTGGCTTCTACCCGATTGAATCCAGCATCACTGCAGGTCTCTGCATGGCTAATATGGGTGGAACAGGCGACGTTGCGGTGCTCTCTGCTGCGAAACGTATGCAGTTGATGCCGTTCGCACAGATTGCCTCCCGTCTTGGAGGCGCCGTCATTCTTCTGCTGGCAGGCTTGTTGATGAGCTTTTTCTGA
- a CDS encoding ABC transporter permease, protein MDERKLFNLFYKCTLIIGTGLILGGVALIEAIRYQIVISLSIFASVSLAAMLVTVIFYWYFFNKDMQLIGIVNEKKE, encoded by the coding sequence TTGGATGAAAGAAAGTTATTTAACCTGTTTTATAAGTGCACATTAATTATAGGGACAGGCTTGATCCTGGGAGGGGTAGCGCTGATTGAAGCCATACGCTATCAGATTGTTATTTCTCTGAGTATCTTTGCTTCCGTGTCTCTGGCGGCTATGCTTGTGACGGTCATCTTTTATTGGTACTTTTTTAATAAGGACATGCAGTTAATCGGAATTGTGAATGAAAAGAAAGAATAA
- a CDS encoding MTH1187 family thiamine-binding protein, with protein sequence MSFQKGVMFMGKRYIACSYEKDGRIRTWVKPVNGKSMSAAGKLVFLSMPLWYHIILGLLVLFTLGPPVIEAAGGPGTDGLPLAAILLFLAGTHFYFPRELRKYHGAEHKVFSYRDRVSALNRKQIMKAEITNRHCSTNAIVMYFFMFTLLSASLAVIGGIGIHTVINVSAAGALILMPVLTYWLNRTKETMVHRLFFRISFWLQRYVTTKQPEEHHINTAIRSYRRLAFKEFPQKVREKRKPNKKERISMVTADVSVIPVGKATTSESEQIAAVHDLLKEYEGKLTFEVNAVSTVIEAELSVLFEVLRKIHELPFHDGVKRVATNIRIDDRRDKEDSMEEKKKRVTEKANN encoded by the coding sequence ATGTCGTTTCAAAAGGGCGTCATGTTTATGGGGAAGCGTTATATCGCCTGTTCTTATGAAAAAGACGGAAGAATCCGTACCTGGGTAAAGCCGGTAAATGGGAAATCAATGTCCGCAGCAGGGAAGTTGGTTTTTCTCTCCATGCCTCTCTGGTATCATATCATTCTCGGTTTGCTTGTTTTATTTACATTAGGACCGCCAGTCATAGAAGCAGCAGGGGGGCCTGGCACAGACGGACTCCCTCTGGCTGCCATTCTTTTATTTCTGGCAGGCACACACTTTTACTTTCCCCGTGAACTTAGGAAGTATCACGGAGCGGAACATAAAGTCTTCAGTTACCGGGACAGGGTGAGCGCTCTTAATCGAAAACAGATTATGAAAGCTGAAATTACGAACAGACACTGTTCAACCAATGCCATTGTGATGTATTTCTTCATGTTTACACTGCTCTCAGCAAGTTTGGCTGTTATTGGTGGGATTGGGATTCACACCGTTATTAATGTATCAGCAGCAGGTGCCCTTATTTTAATGCCTGTTCTTACCTACTGGCTAAACAGAACAAAGGAAACGATGGTTCACCGTTTATTCTTCAGGATTTCGTTCTGGCTTCAGCGGTACGTTACCACAAAACAACCGGAGGAACATCATATTAACACTGCCATACGCTCTTACAGAAGACTGGCGTTTAAAGAGTTCCCTCAAAAGGTAAGGGAAAAGAGAAAGCCGAATAAAAAGGAGCGTATATCAATGGTAACTGCAGATGTCAGTGTTATTCCAGTAGGGAAAGCTACTACAAGTGAATCAGAACAAATTGCTGCTGTTCATGACCTTTTAAAAGAGTACGAAGGCAAGCTTACTTTTGAAGTGAACGCCGTGAGCACAGTGATTGAAGCCGAACTCTCTGTTCTCTTTGAAGTACTCCGGAAAATTCACGAACTGCCGTTTCATGACGGGGTTAAGAGAGTGGCAACAAACATTCGGATTGATGACCGCAGAGATAAGGAAGACTCCATGGAGGAAAAGAAAAAACGTGTTACTGAAAAAGCAAACAACTGA
- a CDS encoding DUF2759 domain-containing protein has translation MAFGIICLLVAILSALGLFRELKNKNFFAVGFAAVTVAVFGWFSVMTIFSYIVRGGGGAM, from the coding sequence ATGGCCTTTGGGATTATTTGTTTATTAGTAGCGATCTTGTCAGCCCTCGGCTTATTCCGGGAATTAAAGAACAAAAACTTCTTTGCCGTAGGATTCGCAGCGGTTACTGTTGCAGTTTTTGGCTGGTTTTCTGTAATGACAATTTTTTCCTACATCGTCCGTGGTGGCGGCGGAGCAATGTAA
- a CDS encoding MBL fold metallo-hydrolase codes for MKIMQMPLGPLQTNGYLIHNEDNRAIMIDPGGDGFKVLEVLKEKGLTLEAIVLTHAHFDHIGGINEIREEVNVPVFVHEKEKEWLTDPSKNGSGKFPGLDLISVNGEVETISGEETLKAGPFIFSMLETPGHSPGSVSFYMPRENVIFSGDVLFQGGVGRTDLPGGHTDTLLSSIHEKLLTLPDETIVANGHGPTTTIGEEKESNPFLNGF; via the coding sequence ATGAAGATTATGCAGATGCCGCTTGGCCCCCTGCAGACTAACGGGTACCTTATACATAATGAAGACAATCGGGCAATTATGATAGACCCCGGTGGAGATGGATTTAAAGTGCTGGAGGTATTGAAAGAAAAAGGACTGACTCTGGAAGCCATTGTCCTTACACATGCGCACTTTGATCACATTGGTGGAATTAATGAGATTCGTGAGGAAGTAAATGTACCGGTATTCGTTCATGAAAAAGAAAAGGAATGGCTCACCGACCCATCCAAGAACGGATCAGGAAAGTTTCCGGGATTGGACCTTATCAGCGTTAATGGAGAAGTGGAGACAATCAGCGGTGAGGAAACGCTCAAAGCAGGACCGTTCATTTTTTCCATGCTGGAAACACCCGGCCATTCACCGGGAAGCGTATCCTTTTATATGCCCCGGGAGAATGTCATTTTCTCTGGAGACGTATTGTTTCAGGGAGGTGTCGGAAGAACTGATCTCCCCGGAGGGCATACAGACACATTGTTATCGTCCATTCATGAAAAGCTGCTGACACTGCCCGATGAAACGATTGTAGCCAATGGTCACGGACCAACGACGACAATTGGTGAAGAAAAAGAATCTAATCCGTTTTTGAACGGGTTTTAA
- a CDS encoding class I SAM-dependent methyltransferase — protein MKERLIELIENSPDKRIDYDSFMETCLYEPKTGYYTNEKKKLGGNGDFFTSNHVHPVFSWTIGLFVTEVLEKEQLPFVFTEFGAGDGTFALHFLDYIKQAFPENYEKMNYFIVEVSGYHRNEINKKLKLHKAAVHILKSMDELKEHSNEGEGIVFSNELLDALPAHVIAVRDSQLKEVFITLHEGELKESLHLCENEKVRSWYETYGPDIPEGHRTEVCPRMKQWMEEVAAWIKKGVVITIDYGYTNEEKCEPVLREGSLRGYKKHMQENDPLANPGSMDLTSHVQWDAYRAIAADAGWKELVHENQGTFLMKAGLFTFLKETTDANPFSEPARQNRGIRSLVQPGGISGAFQVNVQTVGLNSRHNYSYFVRDPYKI, from the coding sequence ATGAAGGAACGACTTATAGAATTAATTGAAAACAGCCCGGACAAACGGATCGATTATGATTCTTTCATGGAAACATGCCTGTATGAACCGAAAACGGGCTATTATACAAACGAAAAGAAGAAGCTTGGCGGAAATGGTGATTTTTTTACGAGTAATCATGTTCATCCGGTTTTTTCGTGGACGATCGGACTGTTTGTAACAGAAGTCCTGGAAAAGGAACAACTTCCTTTTGTTTTCACGGAATTTGGAGCCGGGGATGGTACGTTTGCTCTTCATTTTCTGGATTATATTAAACAAGCGTTTCCCGAGAATTATGAGAAAATGAACTATTTTATTGTTGAGGTCAGCGGCTACCACCGGAATGAAATAAATAAAAAGCTGAAGTTGCATAAAGCTGCTGTACATATTTTAAAATCAATGGATGAGTTGAAGGAACATAGCAATGAAGGAGAAGGAATCGTTTTTTCGAATGAGCTTTTAGATGCGCTTCCCGCTCATGTGATCGCTGTACGTGATAGTCAGCTTAAAGAAGTTTTTATTACGTTGCATGAGGGAGAACTTAAAGAATCCTTACATCTGTGTGAAAACGAAAAGGTCAGATCCTGGTATGAAACTTACGGACCGGATATTCCTGAAGGGCACAGGACCGAGGTGTGTCCAAGAATGAAACAATGGATGGAGGAAGTGGCCGCCTGGATAAAGAAAGGGGTGGTTATTACAATTGACTATGGCTATACAAATGAGGAAAAATGCGAACCTGTGTTAAGGGAAGGGTCTCTCAGGGGGTATAAAAAGCATATGCAGGAAAATGATCCTCTGGCCAATCCTGGAAGCATGGACCTCACCTCCCATGTGCAGTGGGATGCATACAGAGCCATAGCAGCTGATGCTGGTTGGAAGGAGCTCGTTCACGAAAATCAAGGGACATTTCTGATGAAAGCAGGTTTGTTTACTTTTTTAAAGGAAACAACAGATGCCAACCCTTTTTCTGAACCTGCACGTCAGAACAGGGGAATTCGGTCTCTTGTTCAGCCGGGAGGTATCAGCGGGGCTTTTCAGGTGAACGTGCAGACGGTTGGGCTTAACAGCAGGCATAACTACTCCTATTTTGTCCGTGATCCCTACAAAATTTGA
- a CDS encoding DUF2626 domain-containing protein: protein MDRMFRVISFWTGIMAVLFMVGGMYEMAMLFFGQTGVFLALSYLNLTERTYIYIFGAYLTLFFVGFTYYTTFIMVPGVGH, encoded by the coding sequence ATGGATCGCATGTTCCGTGTAATCAGCTTCTGGACTGGAATTATGGCCGTTCTCTTTATGGTTGGTGGGATGTACGAAATGGCAATGTTGTTCTTCGGTCAGACTGGGGTATTTTTGGCTCTCAGCTACTTAAACCTGACTGAACGCACATACATCTACATCTTCGGCGCATACTTAACGTTGTTTTTCGTAGGCTTCACTTACTATACCACGTTTATCATGGTACCTGGAGTAGGTCACTAG
- a CDS encoding YtxH domain-containing protein, translating into MSKMDTKDFIIGAIVGGIVGASAAMLTAPKSGRELREDINKQANSAKDKTLEFTNAAKERGNEYSQLAKEKSGEWTEAAKEQWSRVSDKTSRLSDKAADLSEDLSADVKDILEEEKGEGQKLAQQVIQEIEETREKLQEDAAELKK; encoded by the coding sequence ATGAGTAAAATGGACACAAAAGATTTTATTATCGGTGCAATTGTAGGTGGCATTGTAGGAGCTTCAGCAGCGATGTTGACAGCACCTAAATCAGGAAGAGAATTGCGTGAGGATATCAATAAGCAGGCTAATTCTGCGAAGGATAAGACGCTTGAATTTACAAACGCAGCTAAAGAAAGAGGTAATGAGTACTCTCAGCTTGCCAAGGAAAAGTCCGGTGAGTGGACTGAAGCAGCAAAAGAGCAGTGGAGCCGTGTTTCAGATAAAACATCCCGTTTATCAGACAAGGCAGCTGATCTGAGCGAAGATTTATCTGCGGATGTAAAAGATATACTGGAAGAAGAAAAAGGTGAAGGGCAGAAACTTGCTCAGCAGGTCATTCAGGAAATTGAAGAAACACGCGAAAAGCTGCAGGAAGATGCAGCCGAACTTAAAAAATAA
- the comGA gene encoding competence type IV pilus ATPase ComGA, with translation MCRIMYIETSKYERLVMPMDVEQWAKKLLMDAARKQASDVHILPTHQKGLIRYRINGELMDIHETSSILLQKMIAHLKFLSGMDIGERRRPQTSALEMFLGKHLYSLRLSTFPMTFSETLVIRLLRQGSPPPLKNLTLFHSQAQKLLNFSFSNHGLILICGPTGSGKTTTLYSLMNESIFAEKRNVISLEDPVERRHDEFLQMEVNEKAGVNYAEGLRNVLRHDPDVIMIGEIRDEETARMAFRAAMTGHLVLSTLHSSTTAMAVRRLEEFGMSRTEISETLLLAATQTLVRLSCPYCKEECHISCSVSRKRAAIFDILYGHDLQGVINRTIPPGSKMEDHMKKAYSLGYLSGFEIKKWERRSYVKA, from the coding sequence ATGTGTAGAATAATGTATATCGAAACGAGTAAATACGAAAGGCTGGTGATGCCGATGGATGTTGAGCAATGGGCTAAAAAACTTCTTATGGATGCGGCAAGAAAGCAGGCATCGGATGTTCATATTCTCCCCACTCATCAAAAGGGTCTGATCAGGTACCGGATAAACGGTGAACTGATGGATATCCACGAAACAAGTTCTATCCTTCTTCAGAAAATGATTGCTCATCTCAAATTTTTATCCGGTATGGACATAGGAGAAAGAAGGCGGCCACAAACCAGTGCGCTGGAAATGTTTCTGGGAAAACACCTGTACTCCCTGCGCTTATCAACATTTCCAATGACTTTTTCCGAAACCCTCGTAATCAGGCTTCTTCGCCAGGGCAGTCCTCCCCCGTTAAAAAATCTTACACTTTTCCACTCCCAAGCACAAAAACTCCTCAACTTCAGTTTTTCCAATCACGGTCTTATCCTTATTTGCGGTCCTACAGGATCAGGTAAAACAACCACACTATACTCGTTAATGAACGAGAGTATCTTTGCAGAAAAGCGAAACGTCATATCACTGGAAGATCCTGTGGAGAGAAGGCACGATGAATTTTTACAAATGGAAGTCAATGAAAAGGCCGGGGTCAATTATGCAGAGGGGCTGAGAAATGTGCTGCGCCACGACCCTGATGTCATTATGATCGGTGAAATCCGTGACGAAGAAACTGCAAGGATGGCATTTCGGGCAGCCATGACCGGTCATCTTGTTTTATCCACACTGCATTCCTCTACAACAGCTATGGCAGTCAGGCGTCTTGAAGAGTTCGGTATGTCGAGAACTGAGATATCGGAAACGCTCCTTTTGGCAGCAACTCAGACATTGGTCAGGTTATCGTGTCCCTACTGTAAGGAAGAGTGTCACATATCCTGCTCTGTTTCACGGAAAAGAGCTGCTATTTTTGATATCCTCTATGGTCATGATCTTCAAGGTGTCATCAACAGAACGATCCCCCCGGGTTCAAAGATGGAAGATCACATGAAAAAGGCATACTCTCTCGGATATTTGTCCGGTTTTGAAATTAAAAAATGGGAGAGGCGGTCATATGTTAAAGCGTAA
- the comGB gene encoding competence type IV pilus assembly protein ComGB: protein MLKRKSGPFKNDLERGEWLKELAVLTKEGYPIKEGLIILERYYDSRTSEMIRAVSEALRQGEYFSDFLTEYGFSKEITNHLLMMEKYGNFHKGLMISADLCAAKYQLTQNAKKILQYPLTMLFALIVLVSVVLRSILPQFELFFLQMDQELPMITKFLFTLLQFFDLPLLITGCAILLTVLWLLKSWPPHRKIRILLCLPFIRTYTRSFLTYFLVTQLSPMLNSGLSLNQSLVMLSKDSQLLFYREEAKRIKHDIQKGELMSRVINTHFHYEEQLETVIALGEAKGRIGEELERYGSFLFTRITLKLEGAIRKVQPVLYIVIGLFVLVLFLSLMLPVFQMTTTW, encoded by the coding sequence ATGTTAAAGCGTAAAAGCGGACCATTTAAGAATGACCTGGAGAGAGGAGAGTGGTTAAAGGAGCTAGCCGTATTAACGAAAGAAGGATACCCCATCAAGGAAGGACTCATTATCCTTGAAAGGTATTATGATAGCAGGACAAGCGAAATGATTCGTGCGGTATCAGAGGCTTTGCGTCAGGGAGAATATTTTTCCGATTTCCTTACTGAATACGGGTTTTCAAAAGAAATCACAAACCACCTTCTTATGATGGAAAAGTACGGAAATTTTCACAAAGGGCTAATGATATCCGCTGATCTCTGTGCTGCCAAATATCAATTAACTCAAAATGCAAAAAAAATCCTTCAATACCCCCTAACGATGCTGTTTGCTTTAATTGTACTGGTATCTGTTGTACTCCGGTCGATCCTTCCTCAATTTGAACTGTTCTTTCTCCAGATGGATCAGGAACTTCCCATGATCACTAAATTTCTTTTTACTCTTCTTCAGTTTTTTGATCTTCCTTTGCTCATAACAGGGTGTGCCATACTGCTTACAGTCCTCTGGCTTCTCAAATCCTGGCCGCCTCATCGGAAAATCCGGATTTTGCTGTGCCTCCCTTTTATAAGAACCTACACAAGATCGTTCCTGACATATTTCCTTGTGACCCAGCTTTCACCTATGTTAAACAGCGGATTGTCATTGAATCAAAGCCTGGTTATGTTGTCTAAGGACAGCCAGTTACTTTTTTACAGAGAGGAAGCCAAACGGATAAAGCACGATATTCAAAAGGGAGAGCTAATGTCGCGTGTGATTAACACCCATTTCCATTACGAAGAACAGCTTGAAACAGTCATTGCTCTGGGAGAAGCAAAAGGAAGAATAGGTGAAGAATTGGAACGATACGGCTCCTTCTTATTTACCCGTATCACATTAAAATTGGAGGGAGCTATCAGAAAGGTGCAGCCGGTTTTATATATTGTTATTGGTCTGTTTGTTCTTGTTTTATTTTTATCGTTAATGCTCCCGGTATTTCAAATGACTACTACCTGGTAA
- the comGC gene encoding competence type IV pilus major pilin ComGC, with protein MLMRQEGFTLIEMVIVLMIISILLLIAVPGLGKNTEVANDKGCDATIEMLQAQALAYKAHHNKPVENLEKLKTEEYVTRITCPDNSELTIDNKGKVSKVGGE; from the coding sequence ATGTTAATGAGGCAAGAGGGTTTTACATTAATTGAAATGGTGATTGTTTTAATGATCATCAGTATTCTACTCCTGATTGCAGTACCGGGTCTCGGAAAAAACACAGAAGTGGCGAATGATAAAGGGTGCGATGCGACCATTGAAATGCTTCAGGCTCAGGCTCTGGCATATAAGGCGCATCATAATAAGCCGGTGGAAAACCTTGAGAAGTTGAAAACTGAAGAGTACGTCACCCGGATTACGTGCCCTGACAATTCAGAATTAACAATTGATAACAAAGGCAAAGTGAGTAAAGTTGGCGGGGAATAG
- the comGD gene encoding competence type IV pilus minor pilin ComGD, translating to MAGNRGHTLIELAVVLSILSSLLLITLPLFKQPETGEADLFFELLEKDFYFAQMKAVNEGRTVHFVFDSVDNKYVIMQGRSELQVRYFPEKLSVAGTSMGLSNPQFLQNGNVSRSGTLTFNYNNKNLYRIVFVFIRGRFYIEKV from the coding sequence TTGGCGGGGAATAGAGGGCATACCCTAATTGAACTTGCTGTAGTTCTGTCCATTCTTTCCTCTTTACTTCTTATTACACTGCCATTATTTAAACAGCCGGAAACCGGGGAAGCGGACTTATTTTTTGAGCTCCTAGAAAAAGACTTTTACTTTGCACAAATGAAAGCTGTAAATGAAGGGAGGACGGTTCATTTTGTTTTTGACAGTGTAGATAATAAATATGTGATTATGCAGGGAAGATCAGAATTACAGGTGCGGTATTTTCCTGAAAAATTAAGCGTTGCAGGCACGTCCATGGGTCTGTCCAATCCACAGTTTCTCCAAAATGGAAACGTGAGCCGCTCCGGCACACTTACATTTAATTATAATAATAAAAACCTCTACCGCATCGTTTTTGTCTTTATCAGGGGGCGTTTTTATATTGAAAAAGTGTAG
- a CDS encoding type II secretion system protein: MKKCSGFTLVEIVISLFLISLIAGTMLPVYIQIKEERVWLEQELFVHGKLTELILAYYYDEPELPDSVERNGTVFFVRAKHLEKSELEVCIHWQYKTKTREKCLYKIE; this comes from the coding sequence TTGAAAAAGTGTAGCGGGTTTACACTGGTTGAAATTGTGATCAGCTTGTTTCTAATATCATTGATTGCAGGAACGATGCTGCCGGTTTATATTCAGATAAAAGAAGAGAGGGTCTGGCTGGAGCAGGAGCTGTTTGTTCACGGAAAACTGACTGAACTCATTCTGGCGTACTACTATGATGAGCCTGAACTTCCCGATTCTGTTGAGCGAAATGGAACCGTGTTTTTTGTCAGAGCAAAACACCTTGAAAAAAGTGAACTGGAGGTTTGTATCCATTGGCAGTATAAAACGAAAACAAGGGAAAAGTGTTTATACAAAATCGAATGA
- a CDS encoding competence type IV pilus minor pilin ComGF, whose protein sequence is MNWRFVSIGSIKRKQGKSVYTKSNEQAFTLIELVVSLSVFMIITAVLLSLYPVFLTKQSSPYTDEPVMLFMFQFQKALRSAEQYWTDSDGRRLVMEMAVDGTVQTETFIVHNNRIVRQVEGRGYDVYLEEVTSASFTIVNQGVEISVRRTDGREYERRLGSITGTGDDDEE, encoded by the coding sequence GTGAACTGGAGGTTTGTATCCATTGGCAGTATAAAACGAAAACAAGGGAAAAGTGTTTATACAAAATCGAATGAACAAGCTTTTACTCTGATTGAATTGGTTGTCTCCCTGTCGGTTTTTATGATTATCACCGCTGTTCTTCTATCTCTTTACCCCGTTTTTCTTACCAAGCAAAGTTCCCCTTATACCGATGAACCGGTCATGCTGTTTATGTTTCAATTTCAAAAAGCATTGAGATCTGCAGAACAATACTGGACGGACAGTGACGGCAGGAGACTGGTGATGGAAATGGCAGTCGATGGCACGGTTCAGACTGAAACGTTTATTGTTCATAACAACAGGATTGTAAGGCAGGTGGAAGGAAGAGGGTATGATGTATACCTGGAAGAGGTTACCTCTGCGTCTTTTACGATCGTAAATCAAGGCGTCGAAATTTCCGTTAGACGAACGGACGGCCGTGAGTATGAAAGAAGGCTCGGTTCTATCACAGGAACAGGTGATGATGATGAAGAATGA
- the comGG gene encoding competence type IV pilus minor pilin ComGG, whose amino-acid sequence MKNDKGFVMLTAVFILLVFSGLILHQVTILKSEQSFTAMHWELIQMDNLLLTGKEFVSALILEDDGDKLQLGTKATGDGIIRYEVTLISDDIYFIRLKVETHSGAMREGTFYLNVTTGAVTDWEEGGVLG is encoded by the coding sequence ATGAAGAATGACAAGGGGTTTGTCATGCTTACAGCTGTTTTTATTCTCCTTGTCTTCAGTGGCTTAATACTGCATCAAGTCACCATTCTCAAGTCAGAACAGTCCTTTACAGCTATGCATTGGGAATTGATTCAAATGGATAATCTGCTGCTTACGGGCAAAGAGTTTGTGTCTGCGTTGATTCTAGAAGATGATGGTGATAAGTTACAATTAGGAACAAAAGCTACCGGTGACGGGATCATACGCTATGAGGTGACTTTGATTTCTGATGACATCTATTTCATTCGATTGAAGGTGGAAACACATTCAGGGGCAATGCGGGAAGGAACGTTCTATCTGAATGTTACAACCGGCGCAGTGACGGATTGGGAAGAAGGAGGAGTGCTTGGATAA
- a CDS encoding shikimate kinase, producing the protein MKTSKKTIYLTGFMGAGKSTVGKLLAQKLGLGFIDLDEYIEEKSGKTIPEIFTDSGEACFRNLESEALREVSVKTAVISTGGGVTEKEENRKLMKRTGTVFFLDAPFYVLYERIRDDKSRPLARGEKEVLRERYENRRPGYEWAALTLDTKGCSPYEVVQKALQHFDE; encoded by the coding sequence ATGAAAACAAGTAAAAAGACGATTTATCTGACCGGCTTTATGGGTGCGGGGAAATCGACGGTGGGAAAGCTGCTTGCTCAGAAGCTTGGGCTTGGCTTTATTGATCTTGATGAATATATCGAAGAAAAAAGCGGCAAAACCATACCTGAAATATTTACAGACTCTGGAGAGGCATGCTTCAGAAATCTCGAGTCAGAGGCTCTCCGGGAGGTTTCTGTTAAAACGGCCGTGATCTCTACCGGGGGAGGGGTGACAGAGAAGGAAGAAAACCGCAAGTTGATGAAAAGAACCGGTACAGTCTTCTTTCTTGATGCCCCTTTTTATGTGTTATACGAACGGATCAGAGACGACAAAAGCCGCCCTTTAGCCAGAGGGGAAAAAGAGGTGTTAAGGGAACGGTATGAGAATAGAAGACCTGGTTATGAGTGGGCTGCACTCACTCTTGATACAAAAGGGTGTTCACCCTATGAAGTCGTTCAAAAGGCCCTTCAGCACTTTGATGAATAG
- a CDS encoding YqzE family protein — protein sequence MKTNDYVKFVTQQVVEYADQPKSERIKKRQEKKEARPPAMHRWFGLVPFAFLLVYKKNRNRLQKQK from the coding sequence ATGAAAACAAATGACTATGTGAAATTTGTAACCCAGCAGGTTGTTGAGTATGCGGATCAGCCTAAAAGTGAAAGAATAAAGAAACGGCAGGAGAAAAAGGAAGCTCGTCCTCCCGCTATGCATCGCTGGTTCGGACTTGTACCATTTGCTTTTTTGCTCGTTTATAAAAAGAATAGAAACAGACTGCAGAAACAAAAATAA